In Microbacterium sp. SLBN-146, one genomic interval encodes:
- a CDS encoding MBL fold metallo-hydrolase — MRLTPSLHRIGNDIVAAYLIVTPDGITLVDAGLPGLYADLERELDLIGRTLDDIRGVILTHGDSDHVGFAERLRRENGVPVFVHAADADRARGGEKPKTAMGRVRVGPLLRFAAYGIRKGMRPQWLTEVHEVADGDELNLPGRPRVISMPGHSPGSVAVFSPLARAVFVGDALTTRHVLTGRTGPGPAPFTDDPAEALASLARIADLDAEWVLPGHGPAFHGSPSAAVEAVLAVARR, encoded by the coding sequence ATGAGACTCACACCGTCGCTCCACCGCATCGGCAACGACATCGTCGCCGCGTACCTCATCGTCACCCCCGACGGCATCACCCTCGTCGACGCGGGCCTGCCGGGCCTGTACGCCGACCTCGAACGAGAGCTGGACCTGATCGGCCGGACGCTCGACGACATCCGCGGCGTCATCCTCACGCACGGCGACAGCGACCACGTCGGTTTCGCCGAGCGCCTCCGTCGCGAGAACGGCGTCCCGGTCTTCGTGCACGCCGCCGATGCCGATCGCGCCCGCGGGGGCGAGAAGCCGAAGACGGCAATGGGGCGCGTGCGCGTGGGGCCATTGCTGCGCTTCGCCGCATACGGCATCCGCAAGGGAATGCGGCCTCAATGGCTCACCGAGGTGCACGAGGTCGCCGACGGCGACGAGCTGAACCTCCCGGGTCGCCCTCGAGTGATCAGCATGCCCGGACACTCCCCCGGAAGCGTCGCCGTCTTCTCTCCCCTCGCACGCGCCGTCTTCGTGGGTGATGCCCTCACCACACGACACGTGCTGACGGGTCGCACGGGTCCCGGCCCCGCGCCGTTCACCGACGACCCCGCCGAGGCGCTCGCCTCACTCGCACGCATCGCGGATCTCGACGCCGAGTGGGTGCTTCCCGGACACGGTCCGGCCTTTCACGGCTCGCCGTCCGCCGCTGTCGAGGCCGTGCTGGCGGTGGCGCGGCGGTAG
- a CDS encoding TetR/AcrR family transcriptional regulator codes for MPTPERTSLGEIVDAAGRLLESGGVAAVTMQAVAQAVGVKAPSLYKRVRDRETLLGLVGGAAAADLTRRLGEASGRLADLLLAFRRFGRERPESFRLLFTTLVDAEQLAATSAPVLRATAAAVGPDHALDAARLLTAWATGFVTMELAGAFRLGGDLDDAYAYGIAHLVGSLLPEREPEGRSVPT; via the coding sequence ATGCCGACACCGGAGAGAACGTCACTCGGCGAGATCGTCGACGCGGCGGGACGCCTGCTCGAATCGGGCGGCGTTGCGGCCGTCACGATGCAGGCCGTCGCGCAGGCGGTCGGTGTGAAGGCGCCGTCGCTGTACAAGCGCGTGCGGGATCGCGAGACGCTCCTGGGTCTCGTCGGGGGTGCCGCAGCTGCCGACCTGACGCGTCGTCTGGGTGAGGCATCCGGACGACTCGCCGACCTGCTCCTCGCTTTTCGACGTTTCGGGCGCGAGCGACCGGAGTCATTCCGCCTGCTGTTCACCACCCTGGTGGATGCCGAGCAGCTCGCGGCGACGAGCGCGCCGGTGCTGCGCGCCACCGCGGCTGCCGTCGGACCTGACCACGCTCTGGATGCCGCGCGGCTGCTGACGGCGTGGGCGACGGGGTTCGTCACGATGGAGCTCGCGGGGGCCTTCCGTCTCGGCGGTGATCTCGACGACGCCTACGCCTACGGCATCGCCCACCTCGTGGGCTCTCTCCTGCCCGAGCGAGAGCCCGAAGGTCGGTCGGTCCCGACGTGA
- a CDS encoding helix-turn-helix transcriptional regulator, protein MVAYQELSDVEIDRVFQAFADATRRDILRRTIAGELSISVLAADYDMSFAAVQKHVSVLEAAQLIVKRAEGRERLVRADPNMIARARALLARYEELWRQRIDRLDALLAETPDPPRPTDPTPEGA, encoded by the coding sequence ATGGTTGCATATCAGGAGCTCAGCGATGTCGAGATCGACCGCGTCTTCCAGGCGTTTGCGGATGCCACGCGACGCGACATCCTCCGACGCACGATCGCGGGTGAACTGTCGATCTCGGTGCTCGCCGCCGACTACGACATGTCGTTCGCGGCGGTGCAGAAACACGTCTCGGTTCTCGAGGCGGCGCAGCTCATCGTCAAGCGCGCCGAGGGCCGCGAGCGTCTTGTCCGGGCGGATCCGAACATGATCGCCCGAGCCCGCGCGCTGCTCGCCCGGTATGAAGAACTCTGGCGTCAGCGGATCGACCGCCTCGATGCCCTCCTCGCGGAGACCCCCGACCCCCCACGACCCACCGACCCCACGCCAGAAGGAGCATGA
- a CDS encoding SRPBCC family protein, with protein sequence MPVTDVTTDPEALTMTLTADFAAPVDRLWSVFTDPRQLERFWGPPGWPSTFSSFDFTVGGRANYYMTGPRGEIGGGTWEFIEIDPSSSFAVLDAFADEEGNPSTDMPASRMVFAFESTPEGSRLRSTTYFASAEALEQLVGMGMVEGATMAMGQLDRVLEGLRAYAQGKGTQVELLDDTHVRVTRLIEGPIDLVWRAHQEPELLRQWMLGPDGWRMSVCDVDPSVGGRYQYTWEPVGDTEGEPFGFDGETLVSEPPRRAVTTEHMTGTDFPSTLNDLSLYEEDGATLITLLIEYPDKETRDMVLATGMTDGMEASYARLERELIPA encoded by the coding sequence ATGCCTGTCACCGATGTCACCACCGATCCCGAAGCGCTCACGATGACCCTGACCGCCGACTTCGCGGCACCCGTCGACCGCCTCTGGTCGGTCTTCACCGATCCGCGCCAGCTCGAGCGCTTCTGGGGCCCGCCCGGATGGCCCTCGACGTTCTCGTCGTTCGACTTCACGGTCGGCGGGCGGGCGAACTATTACATGACCGGCCCACGCGGAGAGATCGGTGGCGGCACATGGGAGTTCATCGAGATCGATCCGTCATCGTCGTTCGCGGTGCTCGATGCCTTCGCGGATGAGGAAGGAAACCCCTCGACCGATATGCCGGCGAGCCGCATGGTCTTCGCGTTCGAATCGACTCCCGAAGGATCACGACTCCGCAGCACGACGTACTTCGCCTCGGCCGAGGCGCTCGAGCAGCTCGTCGGCATGGGAATGGTCGAGGGCGCGACGATGGCGATGGGACAGCTCGACCGTGTCCTCGAAGGACTCCGCGCCTACGCGCAGGGCAAGGGCACGCAGGTCGAACTCCTCGACGACACGCACGTGCGGGTCACACGCCTCATCGAAGGGCCGATCGACCTTGTCTGGCGTGCACACCAGGAGCCCGAACTGCTCCGCCAATGGATGCTCGGGCCCGACGGATGGCGCATGTCGGTGTGCGATGTCGACCCTTCGGTCGGCGGCCGATACCAGTACACGTGGGAGCCCGTCGGTGACACCGAGGGCGAGCCGTTCGGGTTCGACGGCGAAACGCTCGTCTCCGAGCCACCGCGCCGCGCCGTGACGACGGAGCACATGACGGGCACCGACTTCCCCTCGACGCTCAACGATCTGAGCCTCTATGAAGAGGACGGCGCGACGCTCATCACGCTCCTCATCGAGTACCCCGACAAGGAGACTCGCGACATGGTCCTCGCGACAGGCATGACCGACGGCATGGAAGCGAGCTACGCGCGCCTCGAGCGCGAACTCATCCCCGCGTGA